The following are encoded together in the Triticum dicoccoides isolate Atlit2015 ecotype Zavitan chromosome 6B, WEW_v2.0, whole genome shotgun sequence genome:
- the LOC119322759 gene encoding protein ABHD18-like produces the protein MVSVNVGLVHYVLDHIYGTLLHRTKLGTPFFSKGWGGTKLDLLERMVKQLFPEAPCQNWPPTAVQPKWKTVWETKNSCLREGVFRTTCDERLIDALPPESHNARVAFLTPKDVSPEKMACVVHLAGTGDHSFERRLRLGGPLLKANIATMVLESPYYGQRRPSMQHGAKLQCVSDLLLLGKATIDEARSLLYWLQAEAGYGKMGICGLSMGGVHAAMVGSLHPTPIATLPFLAPHSAVVPFCEGLYRHATAWEALREDAAALAKDATSLTEDAASGITIEQVKDRLRSVLSLTDVTRFPLPKNPQAVIFVGATDDGYIPRHSVMELQKAWPGSEVRWVTGGHVSSFLLHNDSFRKAIVDALDRL, from the exons ATGGTATCAGTGAATGTTGGGTTAGTACATTATGTATTGGACCATATATATGGAACTCTCCTTCATCGCACGAAATTAGGAACACCATTTTTCTCAAAGGGATGGGGAGGTACCAAACTTGATTTGTTAGAGAGGATGGTGAAGCAGCTTTTCCCCGAAGCACCTTGCCAGAACTGGCCACCAACTGCTGTGCAGCCTAAATGGAAAACAGTTTGGGAGACAAAGAACTCTTGTCTTCGAGAGGGTGTTTTCCGGACAACATGTGATGAGAGACTCATTGATGCATTGCCTCCTGAGAGCCACAATGCAAGAGTCGCTTTTCTTACACCCAAGGATGTCTCACCAGAGAAGATGGCTTGCGTGGTCCATCTGGCAG GCACCGGTGATCACTCATTTGAGAGAAGGCTCCGGCTTGGTGGACCTCTTTTGAAGGCCAATATTGCAACCATGGTTCTTGAGAG CCCCTATTATGGACAACGACGTCCTAGCATGCAGCATGGGGCCAAGCTTCAATGTGTGAGTGACTTGCTACTCTTAGGAAAAGCCACTATTGATGAAGCTCGCAGCCTCTTATACTGGTTGCAGGCTGAGGCTGgttatggcaagatgggcatatgtgGGCTCAGCATGG GCGGTGTACATGCTGCAATGGTTGGATCCTTGCATCCTACGCCAATTGCCACACTACCATTTCTTGCTCCACATTCTGCTGTGGTACCTTTCTGTGAAGGACTTTACAGACATGCCACAGCTTGGGAAGCTCTGAGAGAAGATGCAGCAGCATTAGCTAAAGATGCAACTTCTTTGACCGAAGATGCGGCATCCGGAATCACCATTGAGCAAGTAAAAGACAGATTACGGTCAGTGCTGTCTCTGACGGACGTCACTCGATTTCCCCTACCAAAGAATCCACAGGCTGTCATTTTTGTTGGTGCGACG GATGACGGTTATATTCCTAGACACTCGGTGATGGAGCTCCAGAAGGCATGGCCGGGCTCAGAAGTCCGGTGGGTGACGGGAGGCCATGTGTCCTCTTTTTTACTCCACAACGACTCGTTTCGCAAGGCCATCGTGGATGCCCTTGACAGATTATAA